One genomic window of Cydia fagiglandana chromosome 20, ilCydFagi1.1, whole genome shotgun sequence includes the following:
- the LOC134674568 gene encoding uncharacterized protein LOC134674568: MGQEQSYAAHASAAQVARYKEKYSDPLHYRSSPITFPADFDEDYKRHKARRSAESFKSDSSTKSSGYRSGSSGYECRSERSSKSDYYCTSLYKNNHYTDVNKELYKPVKIPKEKRYKLQLFDDKDELKTPRLKSYHSEPETTKPKVAAPKKAGIRNYTPKILSEDEQRKKVDNWI, translated from the coding sequence ATGGGTCAGGAGCAGTCGTATGCGGCTCACGCTAGCGCCGCCCAGGTGGCCCGCTACAAGGAGAAGTACTCCGACCCCCTCCACTACCGGAGCTCCCCCATCACCTTCCCCGCCGACTTCGACGAGGACTACAAGCGGCACAAGGCCAGGCGCAGCGCGGAGAGCTTCAAGAGCGACTCCTCAACCAAAAGCAGTGGCTACAGAAGCGGGTCAAGCGGCTACGAATGCCGCTCCGAAAGATCCTCCAAAAGCGACTACTACTGCACCTCCCTATACAAAAACAATCACTACACAGACGTTAATAAAGAACTATATAAACCGGTGAAAATACCGAAGGAAAAGCGCTACAAGCTCCAACTTTTCGATGACAAAGATGAACTGAAAACTCCGCGTTTGAAGAGTTACCATAGTGAACCTGAAACCACGAAGCCTAAGGTGGCCGCGCCAAAGAAGGCGGGAATAAGGAATTACACTCCTAAAATCCTGTCAGAGGACGAGCAGAGAAAGAAAGTGGATAACTGGATATAA